The proteins below come from a single Alnus glutinosa chromosome 9, dhAlnGlut1.1, whole genome shotgun sequence genomic window:
- the LOC133877450 gene encoding ruBisCO large subunit-binding protein subunit alpha: MASTNAISTASILCSPKQSLRRRGDHQQSNRLNFRQPRSRFAVRAAAKDIAFDQNSRSALQSGIDKLADAVGLTLGPRGRNVVLDEFGSPKVVNDGVTIARAIELPDAMENAGAALIREVASKTNDSAGDGTTTASVLAREIIKLGLLNVTSGANPVSIKRGIDKTVQGLVEELEKKARPVKGRDDIKAVATISAGNDELIGTMIADAIDKVGPDGVLSIESSSSFETTVEVEEGMEIDRGYISPQFVTNPEKLIAEFENARVLVTDQKISAIKDIIPLLEKTTQLRAPLLIIAEDVTGEALATLVVNKLRGILNVAAIKAPGFGERRKALLQDIAILTGAEFQASDLGLLIENASVEQLGLARKVTITKDSTTIIADAASKDELQARIAQLKKELAETDSVYDSEKLAERIAKLSGGVAVIKVGAATETELEDRKLRIEDAKNATFAAIEEGIVPGGGAALVHLSTHVPSIKDKLEDPDERLGADIVQKALVAPASLIAQNAGIEGEVVVEKIKNSEWEVGYNAMTDVYENLVQAGVIDPAKVTRCALQNSASVAGMVLTTQAIVVEKPKPKTPMGAPPQGLAV; encoded by the exons ATGGCGTCAACTAACGCTATTTCAACCGCATCCATTCTCTGCTCTCCCAAGCAG AGCTTGAGGAGGAGAGGTGATCATCAGCAAAGTAACAGACTGAATTTCAGGCAACCGCGCAGCCGATTTGCTGTGAGGGCTGCCGCAAAGGATATTGCATTTGACCAGAATTCAAGGTCTGCACTCCAGTCCGGAATTGATAAGCTTGCCGATGCTGTTGGGCTTACTCTTGGTCCTAGGG GGAGGAATGTTGTGTTGGATGAATTTGGAAGTCCTAAAGTAGTAAACGATGGAGTCACAATTGCTCGAGCTATTGAGCTCCCTGATGCTATGGAAAATGCTGGTGCAGCTCTCATTAGGGAG GTTGCAAGTAAAACTAATGACTCCGCTGGTGATGggacaaccactgcatcagttcTTGCTCGGGAAATCATTAAATTGGGTCTTTTAAATGTCACTTCTGGTGCGAATCCGGTCTCAATAAAGAGGGGTATTGATAAAACTGTACAAGGCTTGGTAGAAGAGTTGGAGAAGAAGGCTAGGCCTGTCAAAGGTCGCGATGATATCAAAG CTGTTGCTACCATATCTGCGGGGAATGATGAGCTTATTGGCACTATGATTGCGGATGCAATTGACAAGGTCGGGCCAGATGGTGTGTTGTCCATTGAGTCGTCATCCTCTTTTGAGACAACTGTTGAAGTGGAGGAAGGAATGGAG ATTGACAGAGGTTATATCTCCCCCCAATTTGTTACAAACCCTGAGAAATTGATTGCTGAATTTGAGAATGCAAGAGTCTTGGTTACGGATCAGAAGATATCAGCAATAAAGGACATAATTCCCCTGTTAGAGAAGACCACTCAATTGAGAGCCCCATTACTTATAATTGCTGAAGATGTCACTGGGGAGGCCTTGGCTACCCTTGTTGTAAATAAGCTGCGAGGCATTCTCAATGTTGCTGCCATTAAAGCTCCTGGTTTTGGTGAGAGGAGAAAAGCCCTCCTTCAAGATATTGCCATTTTGACag GAGCTGAGTTCCAAGCTAGTGATCTGGGTCTGCTTATTGAGAATGCCTCAGTCGAGCAGCTTGGTCTGGCTAGGAAGGTAACCATCACCAAGGACTCGACCACCATTATTGCAGATGCTGCATCAAAGGATGAGTTACAAGCAAGGATTGCACAGTTGAAGAAGGAATTGGCAGAGACAGATTCAGTTTATGACTCAGAAAAACTAGCTGAGAGAATTGCCAAATTGTCTGGCGGTGTAGCTGTTATAAAGGTGGGCGCTGCAACAGAAACTGAGCTTGAGGACCGGAAGCTACGTATTGAAGATGCCAAGAATGCCACTTTTGCTGCCATAGAGGAAGGGATTGTGCCTGGTGGTGGTGCTGCATTGGTTCATCTTTCAACTCACGTTCCTTCCATTAAGGACAAGCTTGAAGACCCAGATGAGCGGTTAGGTGCTGATATTGTGCAGAAG GCACTGGTCGCACCAGCATCACTGATAGCGCAAAATGCTGGAATTGAAGGTGAGGTGGTTgtggaaaagataaaaaacaGCGAGTGGGAAGTTGGTTACAACGCTATGACAGACGTGTATGAGAACTTGGTGCAGGCTGGAGTTATTGACCCAGCAAAGGTTACACGATGTGCATTGCAAAATTCGGCTTCAGTTGCAGGAATGGTGTTGACCACTCAGGCCATTGTTGTGGAAAAGCCTAAACCAAAGACACCCATGGGTGCTCCTCCGCAAGGACTTGCTGTGTGA